The Allochromatium tepidum genome has a window encoding:
- the hyfB gene encoding hydrogenase 4 subunit B: MPDAPLILALLALWLALGSAAVPLLAGREPRLLRLAAVPLLGLAGGVALAAGLWTLIAGTNASAVLPLGLPWLPWHVRLDPLSGVFLVLIGLVTGAVGLYGRDYVRHFEGGRESLVALGGFSGLFLAGMLLVVLADDAFLFMIAWEVMSLSSYFLVAFQHEQAANRRAAFLYLLMAHVGGLAILLGFGVLAAFGGGFDFDAMRAAELTPLWAGVAFALAFLGFGMKAGLAPLHAWLPEAHPVAPSHISALMSGVMLKVAVYGFIRTVLDLNGEVHWSWGVTLIAVGGLSALVGVLFALVQTDLKRLLAYSSVENLGIVFIALGLALLFQSTGHPNLAALALVAALYHALNHALFKSLLFLGAGAILHSTHERDLDQMGGLLRRMPWTGSFFLIGCLSISALPPFNGFVSEWLIFQSALQAWNLDSGVLRSLVPIASAVLALTGALVAATFVKVYGIAFLGQARSRHVRRARPSPKGMWAGQGLLAGLCVLFGVLPTQILGLLDPVADQLLGTGVPQAGANGWLWLTPISAETASYSAPLTILLPALIAGTALWWFKRRASWRVRRCDPWDCGFAAPTPRMQYSAASFAQPIRRVFALLFLIDEGRDQGADGSVRYRLRIADRAWGWLYVPVARAVDSSARRVARLQSGSVRVYLGWTLVTLLVLLWVIS, translated from the coding sequence ATGCCCGACGCGCCACTCATACTGGCTCTGCTGGCCCTGTGGCTGGCCTTGGGATCGGCGGCCGTCCCGCTACTGGCCGGACGCGAGCCGCGTCTGCTGCGGCTGGCTGCCGTTCCGTTGCTCGGGTTGGCCGGTGGCGTCGCGCTCGCTGCGGGTCTCTGGACGCTGATCGCTGGGACGAACGCGAGCGCCGTCCTGCCGCTGGGTCTGCCCTGGCTACCCTGGCATGTGCGGCTCGATCCGCTCTCCGGCGTCTTTCTCGTCCTCATCGGGTTGGTGACAGGCGCGGTCGGGCTCTATGGACGCGACTATGTACGCCACTTCGAGGGCGGGCGCGAGTCGCTGGTCGCGCTCGGCGGCTTCAGCGGACTGTTCCTGGCCGGAATGCTGCTGGTGGTGCTGGCCGACGACGCCTTCCTGTTCATGATCGCCTGGGAAGTCATGTCCCTGTCGTCCTATTTTCTGGTCGCCTTCCAGCACGAACAGGCCGCCAACCGGCGCGCGGCCTTCCTCTATCTGCTCATGGCCCATGTCGGCGGACTGGCGATCCTGCTCGGCTTTGGGGTACTGGCGGCCTTCGGCGGCGGCTTCGACTTCGACGCCATGCGTGCGGCTGAACTCACACCGCTGTGGGCTGGGGTGGCCTTCGCCCTCGCCTTCCTCGGCTTCGGCATGAAGGCCGGTCTGGCGCCGCTCCATGCCTGGCTGCCGGAGGCGCATCCGGTCGCGCCTTCGCACATCTCGGCGCTCATGTCCGGGGTCATGCTCAAGGTCGCGGTCTATGGCTTCATCCGCACGGTGCTGGATCTCAATGGCGAGGTGCACTGGTCCTGGGGCGTGACCCTGATCGCGGTCGGCGGTCTGTCGGCGCTGGTCGGGGTACTGTTCGCGCTGGTCCAGACCGATCTCAAGCGGTTGCTGGCCTATTCGTCGGTCGAGAATCTGGGGATCGTCTTCATCGCTTTGGGACTGGCGCTGCTGTTCCAGTCCACCGGCCATCCCAATCTGGCCGCGCTGGCCCTGGTCGCGGCGCTCTATCACGCGCTCAATCATGCGCTGTTCAAATCGCTGCTGTTCCTGGGCGCCGGCGCCATCCTGCACAGCACCCACGAGCGCGATCTGGACCAGATGGGCGGCCTGCTGCGGCGGATGCCCTGGACCGGCTCGTTCTTCCTGATCGGCTGTCTGTCGATCTCGGCCCTGCCGCCCTTCAACGGCTTCGTATCGGAATGGCTGATCTTCCAGTCGGCGCTGCAAGCCTGGAATCTGGACAGCGGCGTACTGCGCAGTCTGGTGCCGATCGCCTCGGCGGTGCTGGCGCTCACCGGCGCGCTGGTAGCGGCGACCTTCGTCAAGGTCTACGGCATCGCCTTTCTGGGGCAGGCGCGCTCGCGTCATGTGCGCCGCGCCCGACCCTCGCCCAAGGGGATGTGGGCCGGCCAGGGGCTGCTGGCCGGGCTCTGCGTGCTGTTCGGCGTACTGCCGACCCAGATCCTCGGCCTGCTCGATCCTGTGGCCGACCAGCTACTGGGGACGGGCGTGCCGCAGGCCGGCGCGAACGGCTGGCTGTGGCTGACGCCGATCTCCGCCGAGACCGCCAGCTACAGTGCGCCCCTGACCATCCTGCTGCCGGCCCTGATCGCGGGCACGGCTCTCTGGTGGTTCAAGCGTCGCGCCTCCTGGCGGGTGCGGCGCTGCGATCCCTGGGATTGCGGATTCGCCGCGCCGACGCCCCGGATGCAATACAGCGCCGCCTCCTTCGCCCAGCCGATCCGGCGCGTCTTCGCGCTGCTGTTCCTGATCGACGAGGGCCGGGATCAGGGCGCGGATGGTTCGGTGCGCTACCGGCTCAGGATCGCCGATCGTGCTTGGGGCTGGCTCTATGTGCCGGTGGCGCGCGCGGTCGACAGCTCGGCGCGACGGGTGGCGCGCCTGCAATCGGGCAGCGTGCGCGTCTATCTCGGCTGGACGCTGGTGACGCTGCTCGTGCTGTTGTGGGTCATCTCATGA